In Nymphaea colorata isolate Beijing-Zhang1983 chromosome 13, ASM883128v2, whole genome shotgun sequence, one DNA window encodes the following:
- the LOC116266722 gene encoding probable inactive leucine-rich repeat receptor kinase XIAO: MTQSCTHASLIMELDVGGCWLASASLPQVLDLSKDNFHGHLPIDFSHLPWLEKLSIWRNHFNGLIPQTTSHCHHHQVLFAAENEFYGSIPEFLSSLPKLKFLNLYDNGLTGTIPVTFANISKLEHLNIGQNQMHGNIHSELGSITRLQVFCVEKNILTGSKVKQFVINITAWSLGVEGFVGAILARNSFKGHLPLGLGNVAMMFNMDISVNKLSGELPLLLSKLQMLEYLNLSQNTFDGYIPEQLDHMRAIACNEHFSDANFLGSGSFGSVYKEILADGRTVAVKPRSLSTFRCPSFESVPKIGYHD, encoded by the exons ATGACCCAG AGTTGCACGCATGCATCTTTGATCATGGAGCTAGATGTTGGTGGATGTTGGCTTGCATCTGCTTcgcttccacag gttcttgatctctcaAAAGATAACTTCCACggtcatcttcccattgattttagccACCTCCCTTGGTTGGAAAAACTTTCCATATGGAGAAACCATTTTAATGGGTTAATTCCACAAACAACGAGCCATTGTCATCATCACCAAGTGCTTTTTGCAGCAGAAaacgaattctatggaagcattccagaGTTCTTAAGCAGTCTGCCAAAACTCAAGTtcctaaatctttatgataacGGGCTCACgggcaccattccagtcacttttgccaacATCTCCAAGCtggagcaccttaatattggtcaaaatcaaaTGCACGGGAACATTCATTCGGAGTTGGGAAGCATTACCCGCTTGCAAGTCTTTTGTGTGGAAAAGAACAtactcactg GATCTAAggtcaaacaatttgtcatcaacattACCGCCTGGTCTTTGGGAGTTGAAGGATTTGTTGGTGCTATACTTGCAAGGAACTCTTTCAAAGGTCACCTACCTCTGGGTCTTGGGAATGTTGCCATGATGttcaacatggatatctctgtaAATAAGCTGAGTGGAGAGCTGCCTTTAttattatcaaagctccaaatgctagagtatttgaaccTCTCTCAGAACACATTTGACGGttacattcctgaacaacttgatcataTG agagctattgcatgcaacgagcatttcagtgatgcaaacttTCTTGGAAGTGGAAGCTTTGGCTCAGTGTACAAAgaaattctagcagatggaaggACAGTGGccgttaag CCTAGAAGTCTTTCTACATTCAGGTGCCCATCATTTGAATCtgttccaaagattggatatcatgattga